In Azospirillum baldaniorum, one DNA window encodes the following:
- a CDS encoding class I SAM-dependent methyltransferase, with protein sequence MNAWSDGYNADIAYTHGAYRELSPGYLSYVCLLNGVRPPRTDRPFRYCELGCGQGVTLNILAATHPHGRFTGIDFNPLHVAGARRLAEDAGLANVDFHERSFQEVVAGALPAEESGEGFDFIVLHGVYSWVSPENRRAVVDILERMLKPGGLVFVSYNAMPGWAPVLPLQKMMLAHAAANPARSDRQFDAALAFINRLNEAGAGYFAINPTVAQHLGTIATQNRQYLTHEYLNTHWEPLSHSQVAQDMAWAKLGYACSANIPHNFDELSVRPELRPILAEIADPVMAETVRDFAMNQVFRRDIYIRGLDRMPAAEAAGALRRLRFTLTVPREKASLAVPVPLGELRHDESLGLPILDALATGTPSLGAIEAMPEMARHDFGTISRFLALLVSANHAHPLAELSETAREASLRLNRAIAQRMLIDESLFFLAAPTVGLGIGADALERLVLAGLLSGQPLDVQPLAGFVTDALRALGRSAVAEDGSAISDPVAMRSLVILRLADFLPQKLPVWQRLGIL encoded by the coding sequence ATGAACGCGTGGAGCGACGGCTACAACGCCGACATCGCCTACACCCACGGTGCCTACCGCGAGCTGTCGCCCGGTTACCTGTCCTACGTCTGCCTGCTGAACGGTGTCCGCCCGCCCCGCACCGACCGTCCCTTCCGCTATTGCGAACTGGGCTGCGGCCAGGGCGTGACCCTGAACATCCTGGCGGCCACCCACCCTCATGGGCGCTTCACCGGGATCGACTTCAACCCGCTGCACGTCGCCGGCGCGCGCCGGCTGGCCGAGGACGCCGGGCTGGCCAACGTGGACTTCCATGAGCGCAGCTTCCAGGAGGTGGTCGCCGGCGCGCTGCCCGCGGAGGAGTCCGGCGAGGGCTTCGACTTCATCGTCCTGCACGGCGTCTACAGCTGGGTCAGCCCGGAGAACCGCCGGGCGGTGGTGGACATCCTGGAGAGGATGCTGAAGCCCGGCGGGCTGGTCTTCGTCAGCTACAACGCCATGCCGGGCTGGGCGCCGGTGCTGCCCCTGCAGAAGATGATGCTGGCCCACGCCGCGGCCAACCCGGCCCGCAGCGACCGCCAGTTCGATGCGGCCCTGGCCTTCATCAACCGGCTGAACGAGGCCGGCGCCGGCTATTTCGCCATCAATCCCACCGTCGCGCAGCATCTCGGGACGATCGCCACCCAGAACCGCCAGTATCTGACCCACGAATATCTGAACACCCATTGGGAGCCGCTGAGCCACAGTCAGGTGGCGCAGGACATGGCGTGGGCGAAGCTGGGCTATGCCTGTTCAGCCAACATCCCGCACAATTTCGACGAGCTGTCGGTGCGCCCGGAACTGCGGCCCATCCTGGCCGAGATCGCCGACCCGGTGATGGCGGAAACGGTGCGCGACTTCGCCATGAACCAGGTGTTCCGCCGTGACATCTACATCCGTGGCCTGGACCGGATGCCCGCCGCCGAGGCCGCCGGCGCGCTCCGCCGCCTCCGCTTCACCCTGACGGTTCCGCGCGAGAAGGCCAGCCTGGCGGTTCCGGTGCCGTTGGGCGAGTTGCGCCATGACGAAAGCCTCGGCCTGCCGATCCTGGACGCGCTCGCCACGGGCACGCCGAGCCTGGGCGCGATCGAAGCGATGCCGGAAATGGCCCGTCACGACTTCGGGACCATCTCCCGTTTCCTGGCCCTTCTGGTCTCCGCCAACCACGCCCACCCCTTGGCGGAGCTTTCGGAGACCGCGCGCGAGGCGTCCCTCCGGCTCAACCGGGCGATCGCCCAGCGCATGCTGATCGACGAGAGCCTGTTCTTCCTGGCCGCGCCCACGGTCGGGCTGGGCATCGGGGCCGACGCCCTGGAACGCCTCGTCCTGGCCGGGCTGTTGTCCGGGCAGCCGCTGGACGTCCAGCCGCTTGCCGGCTTCGTGACGGACGCCCTGCGCGCTCTGGGCCGCTCGGCCGTCGCGGAGGACGGGTCGGCCATTTCCGATCCCGTGGCCATGCGCTCTCTGGTCATCCTGAGGCTGGCCGACTTCCTGCCGCAGAAGCTGCCGGTGTGGCAGCGGCTCGGCATCCTGTGA